A window from Corvus cornix cornix isolate S_Up_H32 chromosome 8, ASM73873v5, whole genome shotgun sequence encodes these proteins:
- the TSPAN1 gene encoding tetraspanin-1 codes for MGCFTFIKVMMILFNLAIFLGGGTLLGVGIWVKVDGESFLKIFGALSSSVLQVVNVSYLLIVIGAILLVIGFLGCYGAQKESKCLLMMFFSVVLIIFIAEVAAAVVALVFTGLAETLLTGLVTPLLKERYGVNDTFTHIWNATMEEVHCCGLNNYTDFNNSYFYKTYNSYPRQCCDMLEPCNDTLAAEKDIEGCFKQILEEIKTNAGVAGGVAAGIAALEIAAMAVSMYLYCRLDEK; via the exons ATGGGGTGCTTCACCTTTATCAAGGTCATGATGATCCTCTTCAACCTGGCCATCTTC ctcGGTGGCGGGACCCTCCTGGGAGTTGGCATCTGGGTCAAAGTGGATGGAGAGtcattcctgaaaatatttggggCGCTCTCCTCTAGCGTCCTGCAGGTTGTGAATGTGAGCTATCTTCTCATCGTCATTGGTGCCATCCTGCTGGTGATCGGCTTCCTCGGGTGCTATGGTGCCCAGAAGGAGAGCAAATGTCTCCTGATGATG ttcttctcagtggtgctgaTCATCTTCATTGCTGAAGTTGCTGCTGCCGTGGTGGCTCTGGTCTTCACAGGTCTT GCAGAGACATTGCTGACAGGTCTGGTGACCCCTCTCCTGAAGGAGAGGTATGGGGTGAACGACACATTCACGCACATCTGGAATGCCACCATGGAAGAG GTTCACTGCTGTGGCCTGAATAACTACACGGACTTCAACAACTCCTACTTCTATAAGACGTACAACAGCtaccccaggcagtgctgtgacATGCTGGAGCCCTGCAACGACACGCTGGCTGCAGAAAAGGACATCGAG ggctgtttcaAACAGATCTTGGAAGAAATCAAGACAAACGCAGGAGTGGCAGGCGGCGTGGCAGCCGGCATCGCTGCCTTGGAG ATCGCGGCCATGGCAGTTTCCATGTACCTGTACTGTCGGCTGGATGAGAAGTGA